A window of Hemibagrus wyckioides isolate EC202008001 linkage group LG03, SWU_Hwy_1.0, whole genome shotgun sequence contains these coding sequences:
- the rab11fip5a gene encoding uncharacterized protein rab11fip5a isoform X1 — protein sequence MASVNRDEELRWVPTHVQVLVIRARGLRAKGKHGTSDAYAVVQLGKEKYSTCVMEKTTEPEWGEECSFELHPGVLDDGGYDGHPASTCDLTFTVMHRALIGLDVFLGQTVIALDKAFRERVCMRNEWYKLHSKTGKKEKERGELQLTVQFTRHNLTASMYDLSMKDKPRSAFIRLRERMRARKRGGDEESSSAIVPGGYGALARMRGRLPSDGGGEEDYEDDEGGELRRSKMRSYFLHGRLRKSSDTRSSTSLGSESSESSSRGGSLSPTAGISVVVSDLSNSPSNSSNLTADNSPEHTVAPSPLVSPVRHVFDEVCDHSIPVPHSLSIDSDTPILLPSVCVNGNPVETSPLTHQPPLLVLQQPRPQTETRQESPKTPQTSPPEKRKPTQAQTVQSSEIKPQPSPEFQTKEPKSKHDLQFPALGILQKGSALSLSLQNISRHKEEQQGGGPIEGRRWSFDKPGEEEKAAIAAALEHAGLITDETVVETGVPVSEKEVQGKKKRSLFFHSQAEKEETGQARPATEGKHRGWFSSKDPYSKPSQVVAPQTDSSSSTALPPLSLSPTDFSEGVTYHYTNPFTSSSFISPANPFFSLLKQNPFFQELHTVTPLTPALPFLCSPAIHQPEVPASSPGHPSSLLHVVEAGNAKGVLVDGSSQNLTNSFCRTDTSDDTDQYSQWDDFIGDRLKLNSEIGNQNVTILPSSNQSKPTNTTLCCEGDPNKALEVSNQALESVCNITPACTLIVDALPHFEDESYFVHCSTQKTDLNNFVPQDASESEFDSSLPNNSNIDFSELNALACPYPTLSNGTFNKDRVSADSVCQINITPNAMLVSSVAPEPSAPNFESLDYLDLYEKSEHEIVKCISSKRQTDDYSKGSVEIQKTSQPYCNFDILEASSVVTSESPRRGCNVPESKSLPKGQRDFKSNDDIETGDGNEELQESAIKDGTYLDVHPETYPLELSIPFGPSDSVLQQRLIMEKDAAEGFDIKSLKVVMDSSMDSSNKSLTKQKVSDSPPNTSTRSFRIDHLPETVSGLCEVDAPNDGRLTLSSAVSPKCVLSHSLYESVDSEKYLTCMSQNSYLTISQLSPVANLENDTFQEIKPKSDSSQDVLPTNDQSLRSLSVLQQHPAEISQEALPKNGDISQHDLSNPLASLSFLPKFDSSQNALEKCDITKEAITGTVKNESIQKCGPPMDTIMNNDLLHERIPDLAEMTTKAGEVLLNLDPYTFMENSNCFTEPPQSNLVQCDGGLEDLQIITDFCQSTENMCVSDFVSEPTSSITQDLVMTDLLLENVFVAQHAVTHSVGTSPVTHPVPRETCTNMELFPHTIKASQISKNKQATTNAASVPLGEHLDSVIHWSSIQPPLPEPSTLDQLTSGHDLLMSSPLSLLNLSPLASSTPHVAVGINSLPLSPFPMPSAPAKTLLHTTLAATTTLSPAFTASYDSFPQEEHQVACHLNSPHLVKPLTPPDEKRSEGWSVLEKLKSTIHPGRGHQGDQEHEKKLLVEGGGSYYHLNHSELVSLLLQRDAELQQEKEEYERRGLLLEKREVELKKMKVIIRDLEDYIDTLLVRIMEQTPALLQVRPKMK from the exons ATGGCCTCGGTAAACAGGGACGAGGAGCTGCGATGGGTGCCGACGCACGTGCAGGTGCTGGTGATCCGCGCCCGCGGGCTCCGCGCCAAGGGCAAGCACGGCACGAGCGACGCATACGCCGTGGTGCAGCTCGGCAAGGAGAAGTACTCCACATGCGTGATGGAGAAAACTACGGAGCCTGAATGGGGCGAGGAGTGCTCATTCGAGCTGCATCCTGGCGTGCTAGACGACGGGGGCTACGACGGGCACCCGGCGAGCACCTGCGACCTTACCTTCACCGTCATGCATCGCGCGCTCATCGGCCTTGACGTGTTCCTGGGCCAGACCGTGATCGCGCTGGATAAGGCGTTCCGTGAgcgtgtgtgcatgagaaacgA ATGGTACAAGCTTCATTCTAAAACTggcaaaaaggaaaaagaaagaggggaGCTTCAGCTAACAGTGCAGTTCACTCGCCATAACCTGACAGCCAGCATGTATGACCTCTCCATGAAGGACAAACCTCGGTCAGCGTTCATCAGGCTGCGTGAGCGCATGCGTGCACGGAAGCGTGGTGGGGATGAAGAGTCCTCCTCAGCCATCGTGCCAGGGGGTTATGGGGCGTTGGCGCGCATGCGGGGCCGTCTGCCAAGTGATGGTGGTGGGGAGGAAGActatgaggatgatgaaggagggGAGTTGAGGAGAAGTAAAATGAGGAGTTACTTCCTCCATGGAAGGTTACGAAAGTCATCGGACACACGTTCTAGCACTTCTCTGGGTTCTGAGAGCAGCGAGTCATCTTCCAGAGGGGGCAGTCTTAGCCCAACTGCTGGCATCAGTGTAGTGGTTTCAGACCTCTCCAATTCAcccagcaacagcagcaacctGACAGCAGACAACAGcccag agcacACAGTAGCCCCCTCACCACTAGTCTCCCCTGTTAGACATGTGTTTGATGAGGTGTGTGACCATAGCATCCCAGTGCCTCATTCCCTGTCCATTGACAGTGATACTCCCATTCTCCTGCCCTCTGTCTGTGTTAATGGAAATCCAGTAGAGACATCTCCTCTTACTCATCAACCCCCCTTACTGGTACTACAACAACCTAGGCCACAGACAGAGACCCGCCAAGAATCACCGAAAACTCCTCAGACAAGCCCACCGGAGAAACGCAAACCTACTCAGGCCCAAACAGTCCAGTCCTCGGAAATCAAACCTCAACCCAGTCCTGAGTTTCAGACTAAGGAGCCTAAGTCCAAGCATGACCTGCAGTTCCCTGCATTAGGAATACTGCAGAAGGGCTCTGCACTCTCTTTATCCTTGCAGAACATCTCTCGCCATAAAGAGGAGCAGCAGGGCGGAGGGCCTATAGAAGGCCGCCGCTGGTCCTTTGATAAAccaggagaggaggagaaagcAGCCATAGCAGCTGCACTGGAGCATGCTGGGTTGATAACCGACGAGACAGTGGTGGAAACGGGTGTGCCTGTAAGCGAGAAAGAAGTTCAAGGCAAGAAGAAGCGGAGCTTGTTCTTTCATTCACAGgctgaaaaagaggaaactggCCAGGCTCGGCCAGCTACAGAGGGAAAACACAGAGGCTGGTTCAGCTCTAAGGACCCATACAGTAAACCAAG CCAGGTGGTTGCTCCTCAAACAGACTCCAGCTCCAGCACAGCCCTTCCCCCTTTATCCCTGTCCCCCACTGACTTCTCAGAGGGGGTGACTTACCATTACACTAACCCCTTCACTTCCTCCTCATTCATCTCTCCTGCTAACCCTTTCTTTTCACTTCTCAAGCAGAATCCATTTTTCCAGGAGCTGCATACTGTCACTCCTTTAACACCTGCTTTGCCCTTTCTCTGTAGCCCAGCCATTCATCAACCTGAAGTGCCTGCATCCAGTCCAGGACACCCCTCCTCTCTTCTACATGTCGTTGAAGCTGGAAATGCAAAGGGAGTCCTAGTGGATGGATCATCACAAAATCTTACAAATTCTTTTTGCAGAACTGATACATCAGATGACACTGACCAATACAGTCAATGGGATGATTTCATTGGTGATAGACTAAAGCTAAACTCAGAGATTGGTAATCAGAATGTGACCATCCTCCCCTCTTCCAACCAGTCTAAACCAACTAATACAACACTTTGTTGTGAAGGTGACCCAAATAAAGCTCTAGAGGTGTCCAATCAAGCTCTAGAAAGTGTATGTAATATAACCCCAGCATGCACTTTAATTGTAGATGCACTTCCTCACTTTGAAGATGAATCTTATTTTGTGCACTGTAGTACTCAGAAGACTGACCTCAATAATTTTGTTCCTCAGGATGCTTCAGAATCTGAATTTGACTCCTCATTGCCGAATAACTCAAACATAGATTTCTCTGAACTCAACGCCCTAGCGTGCCCTTACCCAACACTTTCAAACGGCACATTTAATAAGGACAGAGTCAGCGCAGACTCAGTCTGCCAAATAAATATTACACCAAATGCAATGTTAGTGTCATCTGTGGCTCCTGAACCCTCAGCACCCAATTTTGAATCATTAGATTATTTAGACCTGTATGAAAAGTCTGAACATGAAATAGTCAAGTGCATTTCCTCCAAGAGGCAGACAGATGATTACAGTAAAGGGTCTGTAGAAATCCAAAAGACATCTCAGCCTTACTGTAATTTTGATATTTTGGAAGCATCTTCTGTTGTAACATCTGAATCTCCAAGGAGGGGCTGTAATGTCCCAGAATCAAAGTCTCTCCCAAAAGGACAGAGGGACTTTAAATCAAATGATGATATTGAAACAGGAGATGGAAATGAAGAATTGCAAGAGTCTGCCATTAAAGATGGAACATACTTGGATGTCCATCCAGAAACATATCCATTAGAGTTGTCTATTCCCTTTGGACCCAGTGACTCTGTGTTACAACAAAGACTGATCATGGAGAAAGATGCTGCAGAAGGTTTTGATATCAAGAGCTTGAAGGTTGTTATGGATTCTTCTATGGACTCGTCCAATAAGTCATTAACAAAGCAGAAAGTCAGCGATTCACCACCTAATACATCTACAAGAAGTTTCAGGATTGACCATTTACCTGAAACTGTCAGTGGACTTTGTGAGGTAGATGCACCAAATGATGGCAGACTGACACTATCTTCAGCAGTGTCTCCTAAGTGTGTTCTCTCCCATAGcctgtatgagagtgtagaCTCTGAGAAATACCTTACCTGCATGTCACAGAACAGTTACCTTACCATTTCCCAGCTCTCTCCTGTGGCCAATCTGGAAAATGACACTTTTCAAGAAATCAAGCCAAAATCTGATTCATCTCAGGATGTTCTCCCAACAAATGACCAGTCTCTGAGATCCCTGTCAGTACTGCAGCAACACCCAGCTGAGATTTCTCAAGAAGCCTTGCCAAAGAATGGAGATATTTCTCAACATGATCTTTCAAACCCATTAGCATCTCTTTCCTTTTTGCCAAAATTTGACTCATCACAGAATGCTTTAGAAAAATGTGACATTACCAAAGAGGCCATAACGGGTACTGTTAAAAATGAATCGATACAAAAATGCGGTCCCCCAATGGACACAATAATGAACAATGATTTGCTACATGAGAGAATTCCAGATCTTGCCGAGATGACAACAAAGGCAGGGGAAGTTCTTTTAAACTTGGATCCATATACATTCATGGAGAATAGTAATTGCTTTACTGAGCCTCCTCAGTCTAATCTTGTGCAATGTGATGGTGGTCTAGAGGACCTGCAGATTATCACAGATTTTTGTCAGTCCACTGAGAATATGTGCGTCTCTGATTTTGTATCCGAGCCAACCTCTAGCATTACTCAGGACTTGGTTATGACAGATTTGCTCCTGGAGAACGTGTTTGTGGCCCAGCATGCTGTGACACATTCTGTTGGCACAAGCCCTGTCACACACCCTGTGCCTAGAGAGACTTGCACAAACATGGAATTGTTTCCTCATACCATTAAAGCATcacaaataagtaaaaataaacaagcGACAACTAATGCAGCTTCTGTTCCACTAGGGGAGCACTTGGACAGCGTCATACACTGGTCTAGTATTCAACCACCTCTCCCCGAGCCCTCAACCCTGGATCAGCTGACTTCAGGGCATGATCTCTTGATGAGCTCTCCCTTATCTTTGCTTAACCTTTCACCACTAGCCTCCTCTACGCCGCATGTAGCAGTAGGTATTAATAGTCTGCCACTGTCCCCCTTTCCTATGCCCTCTGCTCCAGCAAAAACATTGCTGCATACTACACTGGCTGCTACTACTACTCTTTCCCCTGCATTTACTGCATCATATGATAGTTTCCCTCAGGAAGAACATCAGGTAGCCTGTCATCTCAACAG TCCACATCTAGTGAAGCCTTTGACACCTCCAGATGAGAAGAGGTCAGAAGGGTGGTCTGTGCTGGAGAAACTCAAGTCCACCATTCATCCAGGACGAGGTCACCAAGGAGACCAGGAACATGAGAAAAAG CTCTTGGTGGAGGGTGGAGGCTCCTACTACCATCTAAACCACAGTGAGCTGGTGTCACTCCTGCTACAGCGGGATGCTGAGCTCCAACAGGAAAAGGAGGAGTATGAGCGCCGGGGCTTGTTGCTAGAGAAGCGGGAGGTGGAGTTAAAGAAGATGAAAGTTATAATTCGAGATTTAGAGGATTACATTGACACTTTGTTAGTCCGCATTATGGAACAAACTCCTGCACTGTTGCAAGTTCGTCCCAAAATGAAATGA
- the rab11fip5a gene encoding uncharacterized protein rab11fip5a isoform X2 → MASVNRDEELRWVPTHVQVLVIRARGLRAKGKHGTSDAYAVVQLGKEKYSTCVMEKTTEPEWGEECSFELHPGVLDDGGYDGHPASTCDLTFTVMHRALIGLDVFLGQTVIALDKAFRERVCMRNEWYKLHSKTGKKEKERGELQLTVQFTRHNLTASMYDLSMKDKPRSAFIRLRERMRARKRGGDEESSSAIVPGGYGALARMRGRLPSDGGGEEDYEDDEGGELRRSKMRSYFLHGRLRKSSDTRSSTSLGSESSESSSRGGSLSPTAGISVVVSDLSNSPSNSSNLTADNSPEHTVAPSPLVSPVRHVFDEVCDHSIPVPHSLSIDSDTPILLPSVCVNGNPVETSPLTHQPPLLVLQQPRPQTETRQESPKTPQTSPPEKRKPTQAQTVQSSEIKPQPSPEFQTKEPKSKHDLQFPALGILQKGSALSLSLQNISRHKEEQQGGGPIEGRRWSFDKPGEEEKAAIAAALEHAGLITDETVVETGVPVSEKEVQGKKKRSLFFHSQAEKEETGQARPATEGKHRGWFSSKDPYSKPSPAIHQPEVPASSPGHPSSLLHVVEAGNAKGVLVDGSSQNLTNSFCRTDTSDDTDQYSQWDDFIGDRLKLNSEIGNQNVTILPSSNQSKPTNTTLCCEGDPNKALEVSNQALESVCNITPACTLIVDALPHFEDESYFVHCSTQKTDLNNFVPQDASESEFDSSLPNNSNIDFSELNALACPYPTLSNGTFNKDRVSADSVCQINITPNAMLVSSVAPEPSAPNFESLDYLDLYEKSEHEIVKCISSKRQTDDYSKGSVEIQKTSQPYCNFDILEASSVVTSESPRRGCNVPESKSLPKGQRDFKSNDDIETGDGNEELQESAIKDGTYLDVHPETYPLELSIPFGPSDSVLQQRLIMEKDAAEGFDIKSLKVVMDSSMDSSNKSLTKQKVSDSPPNTSTRSFRIDHLPETVSGLCEVDAPNDGRLTLSSAVSPKCVLSHSLYESVDSEKYLTCMSQNSYLTISQLSPVANLENDTFQEIKPKSDSSQDVLPTNDQSLRSLSVLQQHPAEISQEALPKNGDISQHDLSNPLASLSFLPKFDSSQNALEKCDITKEAITGTVKNESIQKCGPPMDTIMNNDLLHERIPDLAEMTTKAGEVLLNLDPYTFMENSNCFTEPPQSNLVQCDGGLEDLQIITDFCQSTENMCVSDFVSEPTSSITQDLVMTDLLLENVFVAQHAVTHSVGTSPVTHPVPRETCTNMELFPHTIKASQISKNKQATTNAASVPLGEHLDSVIHWSSIQPPLPEPSTLDQLTSGHDLLMSSPLSLLNLSPLASSTPHVAVGINSLPLSPFPMPSAPAKTLLHTTLAATTTLSPAFTASYDSFPQEEHQVACHLNSPHLVKPLTPPDEKRSEGWSVLEKLKSTIHPGRGHQGDQEHEKKLLVEGGGSYYHLNHSELVSLLLQRDAELQQEKEEYERRGLLLEKREVELKKMKVIIRDLEDYIDTLLVRIMEQTPALLQVRPKMK, encoded by the exons ATGGCCTCGGTAAACAGGGACGAGGAGCTGCGATGGGTGCCGACGCACGTGCAGGTGCTGGTGATCCGCGCCCGCGGGCTCCGCGCCAAGGGCAAGCACGGCACGAGCGACGCATACGCCGTGGTGCAGCTCGGCAAGGAGAAGTACTCCACATGCGTGATGGAGAAAACTACGGAGCCTGAATGGGGCGAGGAGTGCTCATTCGAGCTGCATCCTGGCGTGCTAGACGACGGGGGCTACGACGGGCACCCGGCGAGCACCTGCGACCTTACCTTCACCGTCATGCATCGCGCGCTCATCGGCCTTGACGTGTTCCTGGGCCAGACCGTGATCGCGCTGGATAAGGCGTTCCGTGAgcgtgtgtgcatgagaaacgA ATGGTACAAGCTTCATTCTAAAACTggcaaaaaggaaaaagaaagaggggaGCTTCAGCTAACAGTGCAGTTCACTCGCCATAACCTGACAGCCAGCATGTATGACCTCTCCATGAAGGACAAACCTCGGTCAGCGTTCATCAGGCTGCGTGAGCGCATGCGTGCACGGAAGCGTGGTGGGGATGAAGAGTCCTCCTCAGCCATCGTGCCAGGGGGTTATGGGGCGTTGGCGCGCATGCGGGGCCGTCTGCCAAGTGATGGTGGTGGGGAGGAAGActatgaggatgatgaaggagggGAGTTGAGGAGAAGTAAAATGAGGAGTTACTTCCTCCATGGAAGGTTACGAAAGTCATCGGACACACGTTCTAGCACTTCTCTGGGTTCTGAGAGCAGCGAGTCATCTTCCAGAGGGGGCAGTCTTAGCCCAACTGCTGGCATCAGTGTAGTGGTTTCAGACCTCTCCAATTCAcccagcaacagcagcaacctGACAGCAGACAACAGcccag agcacACAGTAGCCCCCTCACCACTAGTCTCCCCTGTTAGACATGTGTTTGATGAGGTGTGTGACCATAGCATCCCAGTGCCTCATTCCCTGTCCATTGACAGTGATACTCCCATTCTCCTGCCCTCTGTCTGTGTTAATGGAAATCCAGTAGAGACATCTCCTCTTACTCATCAACCCCCCTTACTGGTACTACAACAACCTAGGCCACAGACAGAGACCCGCCAAGAATCACCGAAAACTCCTCAGACAAGCCCACCGGAGAAACGCAAACCTACTCAGGCCCAAACAGTCCAGTCCTCGGAAATCAAACCTCAACCCAGTCCTGAGTTTCAGACTAAGGAGCCTAAGTCCAAGCATGACCTGCAGTTCCCTGCATTAGGAATACTGCAGAAGGGCTCTGCACTCTCTTTATCCTTGCAGAACATCTCTCGCCATAAAGAGGAGCAGCAGGGCGGAGGGCCTATAGAAGGCCGCCGCTGGTCCTTTGATAAAccaggagaggaggagaaagcAGCCATAGCAGCTGCACTGGAGCATGCTGGGTTGATAACCGACGAGACAGTGGTGGAAACGGGTGTGCCTGTAAGCGAGAAAGAAGTTCAAGGCAAGAAGAAGCGGAGCTTGTTCTTTCATTCACAGgctgaaaaagaggaaactggCCAGGCTCGGCCAGCTACAGAGGGAAAACACAGAGGCTGGTTCAGCTCTAAGGACCCATACAGTAAACCAAG CCCAGCCATTCATCAACCTGAAGTGCCTGCATCCAGTCCAGGACACCCCTCCTCTCTTCTACATGTCGTTGAAGCTGGAAATGCAAAGGGAGTCCTAGTGGATGGATCATCACAAAATCTTACAAATTCTTTTTGCAGAACTGATACATCAGATGACACTGACCAATACAGTCAATGGGATGATTTCATTGGTGATAGACTAAAGCTAAACTCAGAGATTGGTAATCAGAATGTGACCATCCTCCCCTCTTCCAACCAGTCTAAACCAACTAATACAACACTTTGTTGTGAAGGTGACCCAAATAAAGCTCTAGAGGTGTCCAATCAAGCTCTAGAAAGTGTATGTAATATAACCCCAGCATGCACTTTAATTGTAGATGCACTTCCTCACTTTGAAGATGAATCTTATTTTGTGCACTGTAGTACTCAGAAGACTGACCTCAATAATTTTGTTCCTCAGGATGCTTCAGAATCTGAATTTGACTCCTCATTGCCGAATAACTCAAACATAGATTTCTCTGAACTCAACGCCCTAGCGTGCCCTTACCCAACACTTTCAAACGGCACATTTAATAAGGACAGAGTCAGCGCAGACTCAGTCTGCCAAATAAATATTACACCAAATGCAATGTTAGTGTCATCTGTGGCTCCTGAACCCTCAGCACCCAATTTTGAATCATTAGATTATTTAGACCTGTATGAAAAGTCTGAACATGAAATAGTCAAGTGCATTTCCTCCAAGAGGCAGACAGATGATTACAGTAAAGGGTCTGTAGAAATCCAAAAGACATCTCAGCCTTACTGTAATTTTGATATTTTGGAAGCATCTTCTGTTGTAACATCTGAATCTCCAAGGAGGGGCTGTAATGTCCCAGAATCAAAGTCTCTCCCAAAAGGACAGAGGGACTTTAAATCAAATGATGATATTGAAACAGGAGATGGAAATGAAGAATTGCAAGAGTCTGCCATTAAAGATGGAACATACTTGGATGTCCATCCAGAAACATATCCATTAGAGTTGTCTATTCCCTTTGGACCCAGTGACTCTGTGTTACAACAAAGACTGATCATGGAGAAAGATGCTGCAGAAGGTTTTGATATCAAGAGCTTGAAGGTTGTTATGGATTCTTCTATGGACTCGTCCAATAAGTCATTAACAAAGCAGAAAGTCAGCGATTCACCACCTAATACATCTACAAGAAGTTTCAGGATTGACCATTTACCTGAAACTGTCAGTGGACTTTGTGAGGTAGATGCACCAAATGATGGCAGACTGACACTATCTTCAGCAGTGTCTCCTAAGTGTGTTCTCTCCCATAGcctgtatgagagtgtagaCTCTGAGAAATACCTTACCTGCATGTCACAGAACAGTTACCTTACCATTTCCCAGCTCTCTCCTGTGGCCAATCTGGAAAATGACACTTTTCAAGAAATCAAGCCAAAATCTGATTCATCTCAGGATGTTCTCCCAACAAATGACCAGTCTCTGAGATCCCTGTCAGTACTGCAGCAACACCCAGCTGAGATTTCTCAAGAAGCCTTGCCAAAGAATGGAGATATTTCTCAACATGATCTTTCAAACCCATTAGCATCTCTTTCCTTTTTGCCAAAATTTGACTCATCACAGAATGCTTTAGAAAAATGTGACATTACCAAAGAGGCCATAACGGGTACTGTTAAAAATGAATCGATACAAAAATGCGGTCCCCCAATGGACACAATAATGAACAATGATTTGCTACATGAGAGAATTCCAGATCTTGCCGAGATGACAACAAAGGCAGGGGAAGTTCTTTTAAACTTGGATCCATATACATTCATGGAGAATAGTAATTGCTTTACTGAGCCTCCTCAGTCTAATCTTGTGCAATGTGATGGTGGTCTAGAGGACCTGCAGATTATCACAGATTTTTGTCAGTCCACTGAGAATATGTGCGTCTCTGATTTTGTATCCGAGCCAACCTCTAGCATTACTCAGGACTTGGTTATGACAGATTTGCTCCTGGAGAACGTGTTTGTGGCCCAGCATGCTGTGACACATTCTGTTGGCACAAGCCCTGTCACACACCCTGTGCCTAGAGAGACTTGCACAAACATGGAATTGTTTCCTCATACCATTAAAGCATcacaaataagtaaaaataaacaagcGACAACTAATGCAGCTTCTGTTCCACTAGGGGAGCACTTGGACAGCGTCATACACTGGTCTAGTATTCAACCACCTCTCCCCGAGCCCTCAACCCTGGATCAGCTGACTTCAGGGCATGATCTCTTGATGAGCTCTCCCTTATCTTTGCTTAACCTTTCACCACTAGCCTCCTCTACGCCGCATGTAGCAGTAGGTATTAATAGTCTGCCACTGTCCCCCTTTCCTATGCCCTCTGCTCCAGCAAAAACATTGCTGCATACTACACTGGCTGCTACTACTACTCTTTCCCCTGCATTTACTGCATCATATGATAGTTTCCCTCAGGAAGAACATCAGGTAGCCTGTCATCTCAACAG TCCACATCTAGTGAAGCCTTTGACACCTCCAGATGAGAAGAGGTCAGAAGGGTGGTCTGTGCTGGAGAAACTCAAGTCCACCATTCATCCAGGACGAGGTCACCAAGGAGACCAGGAACATGAGAAAAAG CTCTTGGTGGAGGGTGGAGGCTCCTACTACCATCTAAACCACAGTGAGCTGGTGTCACTCCTGCTACAGCGGGATGCTGAGCTCCAACAGGAAAAGGAGGAGTATGAGCGCCGGGGCTTGTTGCTAGAGAAGCGGGAGGTGGAGTTAAAGAAGATGAAAGTTATAATTCGAGATTTAGAGGATTACATTGACACTTTGTTAGTCCGCATTATGGAACAAACTCCTGCACTGTTGCAAGTTCGTCCCAAAATGAAATGA